The following are encoded together in the Mycolicibacterium arabiense genome:
- a CDS encoding phosphotransferase family protein: MRAARLGAHLAHGAGRIALDSALGGWRRFPRRVTDLTPDVLSRVLGRPVESASVVDAESGTSSRARLALTGPDLPDTVFVKVSAATAATRMLGELARLGETEARFYRDLAHELGDGVPRSYGAAFDPLTGRYVVVLEDMTVTPCRFADTLHPLEVDQMAQLMEVLAKLHGSFWGRLPEKPGGASPLGWITAPASDPANLLTPALMKASARTLADRAGVPIDAGRWLWRNFQRATDVVDEGPHTVLHGDSHPGNTYVRDGRAGLLDWQVVRRGHPSRDLTYTLVLGLPVEQRRCAERDLLDVYRDGLEAAGGPRLDRENLWLRYRQAVTYAFVSPLTTAGLGGMQDEAVALEGLSRAVAAIEDLETVSALQRAR; encoded by the coding sequence ATGCGCGCCGCCCGGCTGGGCGCACACCTGGCACACGGCGCGGGTCGGATCGCGCTCGACTCCGCACTGGGCGGGTGGCGGCGATTCCCGCGCCGCGTCACCGATCTCACGCCGGACGTCCTGTCGCGAGTGCTCGGCCGACCGGTCGAGTCGGCTTCGGTCGTCGACGCGGAGTCGGGCACGTCCTCGCGTGCCCGACTGGCGCTCACCGGGCCGGACCTGCCGGACACGGTGTTCGTCAAGGTCTCCGCCGCCACCGCCGCCACCCGCATGCTCGGTGAACTCGCCCGCCTCGGCGAGACCGAGGCCCGCTTCTACCGCGACCTGGCGCACGAACTCGGTGACGGGGTGCCGCGCTCGTACGGCGCGGCGTTCGACCCGCTGACGGGGCGCTACGTCGTCGTCCTGGAGGACATGACCGTCACGCCGTGCCGGTTCGCGGATACGCTGCACCCGCTGGAGGTCGACCAGATGGCGCAGCTGATGGAAGTACTCGCCAAGCTGCACGGGTCGTTTTGGGGGAGGCTCCCCGAGAAACCCGGCGGCGCAAGCCCGTTGGGGTGGATCACCGCGCCCGCGAGCGATCCGGCCAACCTGCTCACGCCAGCGCTGATGAAGGCGTCGGCGCGCACACTCGCCGACCGCGCAGGCGTGCCGATCGATGCCGGACGATGGCTGTGGCGGAACTTTCAGCGCGCCACCGACGTCGTCGACGAAGGCCCGCACACCGTCCTGCACGGGGATTCGCACCCCGGCAACACCTACGTCCGGGACGGGCGTGCGGGACTGCTGGACTGGCAGGTGGTGCGTCGCGGTCACCCCTCGCGCGACCTGACCTACACACTCGTACTCGGCCTGCCGGTCGAGCAACGGCGTTGCGCGGAAAGGGATCTGCTCGACGTATACCGTGACGGGCTCGAGGCCGCGGGTGGGCCCAGGCTCGACCGCGAGAACCTGTGGCTGCGCTACCGCCAGGCCGTCACGTACGCCTTCGTGTCGCCGCTGACCACCGCGGGGCTCGGCGGAATGCAGGACGAGGCCGTCGCGCTGGAGGGGCTGTCCCGCGCGGTGGCGGCCATCGAGGACCTGGAGACCGTGTCCGCACTGCAGCGGGCACGCTGA
- a CDS encoding SRPBCC family protein, producing the protein MGIVTTSSETAFAHSPETLYDFVTNPQNWTKTYPGSSHVGNADNDMPLRVGDTWTEAGPDGERIFTWHLAIAVRPTMWVFTSVGRLGHDREGNGGMEGRITVQYHFTQPGQDVTLFTRTMTIEAPKHAPLPDGFFRIVNPANIDTYHRAIARELDSATTG; encoded by the coding sequence ATGGGAATCGTCACCACCAGCTCGGAAACCGCGTTCGCCCACTCCCCCGAGACGCTCTACGACTTCGTCACCAACCCGCAGAACTGGACCAAGACCTACCCCGGCAGCTCGCACGTCGGCAACGCCGACAACGACATGCCGCTGCGCGTGGGCGACACGTGGACCGAGGCGGGTCCGGACGGCGAGCGCATCTTCACCTGGCACCTCGCGATCGCGGTGCGCCCGACGATGTGGGTCTTCACCTCGGTCGGTCGGCTCGGTCACGATCGCGAAGGCAACGGCGGGATGGAGGGCCGCATCACCGTGCAATACCACTTCACCCAACCCGGTCAGGACGTCACGTTGTTCACGCGGACCATGACCATCGAGGCGCCCAAGCACGCGCCACTGCCCGACGGCTTCTTCCGCATCGTCAACCCGGCGAACATCGACACCTATCACCGGGCCATCGCCCGCGAACTGGACTCGGCGACAACGGGTTAG
- a CDS encoding alpha/beta hydrolase, whose product MTVDHARRLAPALRHLATFRVDLSADALPAVRASLDDRRRAGVGAFDTRGVEVVDATTPEAMGHAVRVRIYRGGPVPAPVVVYCHSGAFVLGNLDTDHRQCVELARRARCTVVSVDYRLAPEHPFPAALLDALTVLEWVVAEADSLGVDADRVAVAGNSAGAALAATLAQCAAVGTAPAVVFQLLHQPVLDDRPTPSKDEFDDTPGFDGVACERMWRHLGGGAPLPGEAVPARLADLTGVAAALITCSELDPLRDEAVDYALRLMWAGAPTELHVFPGTCHGFDSMVPECEVAQALFAMQGEALRRALAG is encoded by the coding sequence GTGACGGTCGACCACGCGCGCAGGCTGGCACCCGCGCTGCGCCACCTCGCGACCTTCCGCGTCGACCTGAGCGCCGACGCCCTGCCCGCGGTCCGGGCGTCGCTCGACGACCGCCGCCGCGCAGGTGTCGGCGCGTTCGACACGCGGGGCGTCGAGGTCGTCGACGCGACCACCCCTGAGGCGATGGGCCACGCGGTACGGGTCCGGATCTATCGCGGCGGACCGGTGCCTGCACCCGTCGTCGTCTACTGCCATTCCGGCGCGTTCGTGCTGGGCAACCTCGACACCGACCACCGCCAGTGCGTCGAACTGGCCCGCCGGGCCCGGTGCACCGTGGTGTCGGTCGACTATCGGCTGGCGCCCGAACACCCCTTCCCTGCGGCCCTCCTGGATGCGTTGACGGTCCTCGAATGGGTGGTCGCAGAGGCGGACTCGCTCGGGGTCGACGCCGACCGGGTCGCGGTGGCGGGCAACAGCGCAGGGGCCGCCTTGGCGGCGACGCTCGCGCAGTGCGCGGCCGTGGGAACCGCTCCCGCCGTGGTCTTCCAGCTCCTGCACCAACCCGTCCTCGACGACCGGCCCACGCCGTCGAAGGACGAGTTCGACGACACCCCGGGCTTCGACGGCGTGGCGTGCGAACGGATGTGGCGCCATCTGGGCGGCGGCGCCCCGCTGCCGGGCGAGGCGGTGCCGGCGCGGCTGGCCGACCTGACCGGTGTCGCTGCGGCGTTGATCACCTGTTCGGAACTCGACCCCCTACGCGACGAGGCCGTCGACTACGCACTGCGACTCATGTGGGCAGGCGCACCCACCGAGCTGCACGTCTTTCCGGGTACGTGTCACGGCTTCGACTCGATGGTGCCCGAGTGTGAGGTCGCCCAGGCGCTCTTCGCGATGCAGGGCGAGGCGCTGCGCCGGGCGTTGGCCGGCTAA
- a CDS encoding flavin-containing monooxygenase yields MSRNISVGIIGAGPGGLALGIFLRKAGFDDFTIFDREDGVGGTWRINTYPGLACDVKSHLYSYSFDLNPGWSRLWSGQAEILAYFERCAQRYRLAPHLALRTEVVSARWNDTTRTWHLVTSTGAEHVFDVVVSAVGLFTQPAMPDLREEEPFTGTVVHTARWDHSLDLTGKRVAVLGTGSTAAQLVPEIVKVASAVYSIQRSPTWVLPKPDRKYTDRERWLFAHVPFAKKLYRTRLWLRSESNISVIEHGSDKTHQFRAAADAMLERTVPDDELRRRLTPETPFGCKRLVFSSDFIPALTEPHVEVVSSPAEALRAQSLVTEDGRELDVDVVVCATGYAAADYLGQIAVTGEGGRSLHDAWRDGAYAYLGMAVPGFPNMFMLYGPNTNVGSNSVIFMLEAQAHYVVRALTYLRRHGKSYVAVRPDTMRAFIERIDRWMQGTVWTTRCSSYFRAANGRVVTQWPRSARDFWVMTRRFRPRDYRFEPSTDRPDVHVDPHAVLEDAP; encoded by the coding sequence GTGTCGCGGAACATCTCAGTGGGCATCATCGGCGCCGGGCCCGGCGGCCTCGCGCTCGGAATCTTTCTGCGCAAGGCGGGATTCGACGACTTCACCATCTTCGACCGCGAGGACGGCGTCGGCGGAACGTGGCGCATCAACACCTATCCCGGGCTGGCCTGCGACGTGAAGTCGCACCTGTACTCGTACTCGTTCGACCTCAATCCGGGGTGGTCGCGGCTGTGGTCCGGGCAGGCCGAGATCCTCGCCTACTTCGAACGGTGCGCGCAGCGCTACCGGCTTGCGCCGCACCTGGCGCTGCGCACCGAAGTGGTCTCGGCGCGCTGGAACGACACCACCCGCACGTGGCATCTGGTCACGTCGACCGGCGCCGAGCACGTGTTCGACGTCGTCGTGTCGGCCGTCGGACTGTTCACCCAGCCGGCCATGCCCGACCTCCGGGAGGAGGAGCCGTTCACCGGAACCGTCGTCCACACCGCCCGATGGGACCACTCGCTGGACCTGACCGGCAAGCGCGTCGCAGTCCTCGGAACCGGCTCCACCGCAGCGCAACTGGTACCCGAGATCGTCAAGGTGGCGAGCGCCGTGTACTCGATACAGCGGTCGCCGACCTGGGTGCTGCCCAAACCGGACCGGAAGTACACCGACCGGGAACGGTGGCTCTTCGCCCACGTGCCGTTCGCCAAGAAGCTCTACCGCACCCGCCTGTGGCTGCGCAGCGAGTCCAACATCTCGGTGATCGAGCACGGCAGTGACAAGACCCACCAGTTCCGCGCGGCGGCCGACGCGATGCTCGAGCGAACCGTGCCGGACGACGAGCTGCGCCGACGACTCACGCCCGAGACACCGTTCGGCTGCAAGCGTCTGGTGTTCTCGTCGGACTTCATCCCGGCACTGACCGAGCCGCACGTCGAGGTGGTGTCCAGCCCAGCCGAAGCGCTGCGGGCGCAGTCGCTGGTCACCGAGGACGGTCGCGAACTCGACGTCGACGTGGTGGTGTGCGCGACCGGCTACGCCGCGGCCGACTATCTCGGCCAGATCGCGGTGACCGGCGAGGGCGGCCGCTCGCTGCACGACGCCTGGCGCGACGGCGCCTACGCCTACCTCGGCATGGCGGTGCCTGGTTTCCCGAACATGTTCATGCTCTACGGCCCCAACACCAACGTCGGCTCCAACAGCGTAATCTTCATGCTCGAGGCCCAGGCGCACTACGTGGTGCGCGCCTTGACGTACCTGCGCCGCCACGGGAAGTCCTACGTCGCGGTGCGCCCCGACACCATGCGGGCGTTCATCGAGCGGATCGATCGCTGGATGCAGGGCACCGTGTGGACCACGAGGTGCAGCAGCTACTTTCGCGCTGCCAATGGCCGCGTCGTCACGCAGTGGCCGCGCAGCGCCCGCGACTTCTGGGTGATGACCCGGCGGTTCCGGCCGCGGGACTACCGGTTCGAACCGTCGACCGACCGGCCCGACGTCCACGTCGACCCGCACGCCGTGCTCGAGGATGCGCCGTGA
- a CDS encoding SDR family NAD(P)-dependent oxidoreductase: MGHREGPRVALVTGAARGQGAAIVARLRADGMRVAACDRDVDGLRQNTETGVDVVTVPLDVTSEDMWEAAVRTVVARFGGLTTLVNNAGVLHRARLGDETVAGFEGSWRVNCLGPFLGIRTALPHLSTAAADGAGASIVNTCSTGALRPFPNHAAYGSSKWALRGLTQISAAELAPTGIRVNAVLPGPIETPMLDETTQRRLVETSTGGRLGKPMEVADAVAFLVSDAASFITGTELVVDGGQSLRIG; this comes from the coding sequence ATGGGCCATCGCGAGGGGCCTCGGGTTGCGCTGGTGACCGGAGCGGCGCGCGGGCAGGGCGCGGCGATCGTGGCCCGGCTACGGGCCGACGGCATGCGCGTCGCCGCCTGCGACCGCGACGTCGACGGGCTGCGGCAGAACACTGAAACCGGCGTCGACGTCGTCACCGTGCCGCTCGACGTGACGTCCGAGGATATGTGGGAGGCCGCCGTGCGCACCGTGGTCGCCCGGTTCGGCGGGCTGACCACGCTGGTCAACAATGCCGGTGTCCTGCACCGCGCGAGGCTCGGCGACGAGACCGTCGCCGGGTTCGAGGGCAGCTGGCGGGTCAACTGCCTCGGCCCGTTCCTCGGCATCCGCACCGCGCTCCCTCATCTGAGCACCGCCGCGGCCGACGGCGCAGGGGCGTCGATCGTCAACACGTGCAGCACCGGGGCGTTGCGGCCGTTCCCCAACCACGCCGCGTACGGATCGTCGAAGTGGGCGCTGCGGGGCCTCACCCAGATCTCGGCCGCCGAGCTCGCGCCGACCGGCATCCGGGTCAACGCCGTGCTGCCCGGGCCGATCGAGACCCCGATGCTCGACGAGACCACGCAGCGCCGACTGGTCGAGACGTCCACCGGGGGCAGGCTCGGCAAGCCGATGGAGGTGGCCGACGCCGTCGCGTTCCTCGTCTCGGATGCGGCCTCGTTCATCACCGGCACCGAACTCGTCGTCGACGGTGGCCAGTCGCTACGGATTGGATGA
- a CDS encoding zinc-binding dehydrogenase yields the protein MWSYRLVAPFTFERSERPEPSPDDLGDGQVLLRFLAAGICGSDLPGFRGSQGRLLGDTGVQASGMPGFPVHEIAGEVQASRHRSHAPGDRVVGWASGFDGLNGQVVADGEGLAAYDPALTPELAVGLQPLACVLYAAEHLDFADEHVAVIGQGSIGLLFSYVAKAAGARLVTGVDPVDRAEIGPAFGVDRVIRATSDRWIRHLDADDKPGVVVEAVGHQVATLGHAIEAAAFGGTVFYFGVPDDDSYPISMRTMLRNNLTLKSGVTLGRRRMLTAASELAAAHPGLLTSYLTHRFSVDDVPSAFELACRPTPGRVKIAIVA from the coding sequence GTGTGGTCCTATCGGCTCGTCGCGCCGTTCACCTTCGAACGCTCGGAACGCCCGGAACCGTCACCGGACGACCTCGGCGACGGTCAGGTGCTGCTGCGCTTCCTCGCAGCAGGCATCTGCGGCAGTGACCTGCCGGGCTTCCGCGGCAGCCAGGGCAGGCTGCTCGGCGACACCGGCGTCCAGGCGTCGGGCATGCCCGGCTTCCCGGTGCACGAGATCGCCGGCGAGGTACAGGCGAGCCGTCACCGGAGTCACGCACCCGGTGACCGGGTCGTCGGGTGGGCGTCCGGGTTCGACGGCCTCAACGGCCAGGTGGTCGCCGACGGCGAGGGACTGGCGGCCTACGACCCCGCGCTCACACCGGAACTCGCGGTCGGTCTGCAACCGCTGGCCTGCGTGCTCTACGCCGCCGAACACCTCGACTTCGCCGATGAGCACGTCGCGGTCATCGGGCAGGGCTCGATCGGGTTGCTGTTCTCGTACGTGGCCAAGGCCGCCGGCGCTCGTCTGGTGACGGGCGTCGACCCCGTGGATCGGGCGGAGATCGGGCCTGCGTTCGGGGTCGACCGCGTGATCCGGGCGACCAGTGACCGGTGGATCCGGCATCTCGACGCCGACGACAAGCCGGGCGTCGTCGTCGAGGCCGTTGGGCATCAGGTGGCCACCCTCGGGCACGCCATCGAGGCCGCGGCCTTCGGCGGCACGGTGTTCTACTTCGGGGTGCCCGACGACGACAGCTATCCGATCAGCATGCGGACCATGCTGCGCAACAACCTCACGCTGAAATCGGGTGTGACGCTGGGACGCCGGCGCATGCTGACCGCCGCGTCGGAGCTCGCAGCGGCGCATCCCGGGCTCCTGACGAGCTATCTGACCCACCGGTTCTCGGTCGACGACGTCCCCTCGGCGTTCGAGCTGGCGTGCCGACCGACCCCGGGCCGGGTCAAGATCGCGATCGTGGCGTGA
- a CDS encoding cytochrome P450 yields the protein MADPLPYYRVLRDRHPVYYVEQWDTFALSRFADVWDVLGRNDGTFVASEGTLPAATVLARHNDGPVDDPPLHPMPFHANFDDPIYGGVRGSHSKPLRPRNVAGLADRIRRLANERLDELLARGSFDLTQDYGGIVAASMVCGLLGLPDDVAPDVLGTVNAGSLAKPGDGVNTATARPGYLEYLVPLVETRRAEGADGTQPIVDGLLRYRLPDGSALSDVEVATQMLGVFIGGTETVPKIVAHGLWELSRRPDQLAAVRADLDANVPVAREEIIRFCAPAQWFARTARKPYTVHGTTIRPGQRIITLLASAARDEREYADPDEFAWDRPIERLLAFGRGQHVCLGVHLARLEITILITEWLKRVADFEVDVGAAWRPPSSFQWGWNSLPVSVSASVPSRGN from the coding sequence ATGGCCGACCCGCTGCCGTACTACCGGGTGCTGCGCGACCGCCATCCGGTGTACTACGTCGAGCAGTGGGACACCTTCGCGCTGTCGCGCTTCGCCGACGTATGGGACGTGCTGGGCCGCAACGACGGAACCTTCGTTGCGTCGGAGGGCACGCTGCCCGCGGCCACGGTGCTCGCGCGGCACAACGACGGACCCGTCGACGATCCGCCGTTGCACCCCATGCCCTTTCACGCCAACTTCGACGATCCCATCTACGGGGGAGTGCGCGGGTCGCACTCCAAACCGCTGCGGCCGCGCAACGTCGCCGGGCTCGCCGACCGGATCCGCAGGCTGGCCAACGAGCGGCTCGACGAGCTACTCGCGCGGGGCTCGTTCGACCTGACGCAGGACTACGGCGGCATCGTCGCCGCGTCGATGGTCTGCGGGCTGCTCGGCCTCCCCGACGACGTGGCACCCGACGTGCTCGGCACCGTCAACGCCGGCAGCCTCGCCAAACCCGGTGACGGCGTGAACACCGCGACCGCCCGGCCCGGCTACCTCGAGTACCTGGTGCCGCTCGTCGAGACGAGGCGCGCGGAGGGCGCCGACGGCACGCAGCCGATCGTCGACGGACTGCTGAGGTACCGACTGCCCGACGGCTCCGCGCTGTCCGACGTCGAGGTGGCCACCCAGATGCTGGGCGTCTTCATCGGCGGCACCGAGACCGTGCCCAAGATCGTCGCGCACGGCCTGTGGGAGTTGTCACGCCGGCCCGACCAGCTCGCCGCCGTGCGCGCCGACCTCGACGCCAACGTGCCCGTCGCCCGTGAGGAGATCATCCGATTCTGTGCTCCCGCACAGTGGTTCGCCCGCACTGCGCGCAAGCCCTACACCGTTCACGGCACCACGATCCGGCCCGGCCAACGGATCATCACGCTGCTCGCCTCGGCAGCGCGTGACGAACGCGAGTACGCCGACCCCGACGAGTTCGCGTGGGACCGGCCCATCGAGCGACTACTGGCGTTCGGTCGCGGGCAGCACGTCTGCCTCGGCGTGCACCTCGCGCGTCTGGAGATCACGATCCTGATCACCGAGTGGCTGAAACGCGTAGCGGACTTCGAGGTCGACGTCGGCGCCGCATGGCGGCCGCCGTCGAGCTTCCAGTGGGGCTGGAACAGCCTTCCGGTGTCGGTCTCGGCCTCGGTGCCGTCGAGGGGGAACTGA
- a CDS encoding SMP-30/gluconolactonase/LRE family protein encodes MNPTPLANGFCFGEGPRWFEGLLWFSDMLGEAVHTVDLNGAMSTLPLPGRAPSGLGFRPDGTLLIVSTEDRQVLRYDGDDVTLLADLSDVVPANLGDMVIDDAGRAYVGSQARDGGVIVRIDPRDGEDDSVSVVAEDLEFPNGMVLTPDGGTLVVAESTGRRLTAFTVDGRGALSQRRVFADGLSGPPDGLALDADGGVWAAMTLAHRFERIVDAGEGRHEVTHGIDMAGRTAIACALGGPAGRTLFLLSSTDAYPERLIGTKASRVDAIVVDVPAPGEFEH; translated from the coding sequence GTGAACCCCACGCCACTGGCCAACGGGTTCTGCTTCGGCGAGGGTCCGCGGTGGTTCGAGGGCCTGCTGTGGTTCTCCGACATGCTCGGCGAGGCCGTGCACACCGTCGACCTCAACGGCGCGATGAGCACCCTTCCGCTACCGGGCCGCGCACCGTCGGGGCTCGGATTCCGGCCCGACGGAACGCTTCTCATCGTTTCCACCGAGGACCGTCAGGTACTCCGGTACGACGGGGACGACGTGACCCTGCTGGCCGATCTGTCCGACGTGGTCCCGGCGAACCTGGGTGACATGGTCATCGACGACGCCGGTCGCGCCTATGTCGGGTCGCAGGCGCGCGACGGCGGTGTGATCGTCCGCATCGATCCGCGAGACGGCGAAGACGACTCGGTGTCGGTCGTCGCCGAGGATCTCGAATTCCCCAACGGCATGGTGCTGACCCCCGATGGCGGCACGCTGGTGGTCGCCGAGTCGACGGGACGGCGGCTCACCGCGTTCACCGTCGACGGCCGGGGCGCACTGTCGCAGCGGCGGGTGTTCGCCGACGGCCTCTCCGGTCCGCCGGACGGCCTGGCACTCGACGCCGACGGCGGGGTGTGGGCGGCGATGACGCTCGCCCACCGCTTCGAACGCATCGTCGACGCCGGCGAGGGGCGACACGAGGTCACCCACGGCATCGACATGGCAGGGCGCACCGCGATCGCCTGCGCGCTGGGCGGTCCCGCGGGCCGCACCCTGTTCCTGCTGTCGAGCACCGACGCCTACCCCGAGCGGCTGATCGGCACGAAGGCCTCGCGTGTCGACGCGATCGTCGTCGACGTGCCCGCGCCGGGCGAGTTCGAGCACTGA
- a CDS encoding thioesterase family protein, with protein sequence MSDCYYEMIDADDTGERFRASDLVRSTWSASIQHGAPVSALLVRGLERCAPRADTRLSRVMVDLLGGVPADGDLWVQSRVLRPGRQIELVGAELLAAGPDGSPRAVARASGWRLATLDTSVVQHAAAAPLRPLAEAASRDMAKDWDRNYVHSIDWRWLTTPLAVGPGESWLRPTVDLVQGETLTPLQRLFTVADDANGIGTRLDIRQWTFMNTDLVVHVHRVPDGEWIGIRAETSYGPDGIGTTFGTLFDAQGAVGGIQQSVLVRPMPGR encoded by the coding sequence ATGTCCGACTGCTACTACGAGATGATCGACGCCGACGACACCGGCGAGCGTTTCCGCGCAAGCGATCTGGTGCGCAGCACGTGGTCGGCGTCGATCCAGCACGGTGCGCCGGTGTCGGCGCTGCTGGTCCGCGGGCTCGAGCGGTGCGCGCCGCGCGCCGACACCAGGTTGAGCCGGGTGATGGTCGACCTGCTCGGCGGCGTGCCCGCCGACGGTGACCTGTGGGTCCAGAGCAGGGTGCTACGCCCCGGCAGGCAGATCGAACTGGTCGGCGCGGAGCTGCTGGCCGCGGGTCCCGACGGCTCGCCGCGGGCCGTGGCCCGCGCCAGCGGATGGCGGCTGGCGACGCTCGACACCTCGGTCGTGCAGCACGCGGCGGCAGCGCCCCTGCGCCCGCTGGCCGAGGCGGCGAGCCGCGACATGGCCAAGGACTGGGACCGCAACTACGTGCACAGCATCGACTGGCGTTGGCTCACCACGCCGTTGGCGGTAGGCCCCGGCGAGTCCTGGCTGCGGCCCACCGTCGACCTGGTGCAGGGCGAGACGCTGACACCACTGCAGCGGTTGTTCACCGTGGCCGACGACGCGAATGGCATCGGCACTCGACTGGACATCCGCCAGTGGACGTTCATGAACACCGACCTGGTGGTGCACGTGCACCGCGTGCCCGATGGGGAGTGGATCGGCATCCGCGCCGAGACGAGCTACGGGCCGGACGGCATCGGGACGACGTTCGGCACGCTGTTCGACGCCCAAGGTGCGGTCGGCGGCATCCAGCAGTCAGTGCTGGTCCGTCCGATGCCGGGCCGGTAG
- a CDS encoding TetR/AcrR family transcriptional regulator: protein MDDLTEPEIDNPTRERILNAAAEVLGRRGTTKLSLSDVAHQAGVSRPTLYRWFGSKRDLLDAFVVWEREYYERAVAEASAGLARYDRLDATLRTIVAYQQSYPGLRMVDIEPEHVIARLSAFIPLMRQRLERLIPGPDAATAAATVARVAMAHYLVRSDDADQFLAQLRHAAGIKPPRAEG from the coding sequence GTGGACGACCTCACGGAGCCCGAGATCGACAACCCCACCCGGGAGCGAATTCTCAACGCCGCGGCCGAGGTGCTCGGACGCCGGGGCACCACCAAGCTGAGCCTGTCGGACGTCGCGCACCAGGCCGGCGTCTCCCGTCCCACGCTGTACCGGTGGTTCGGATCCAAGCGGGATCTGCTCGACGCCTTCGTCGTCTGGGAGCGGGAGTACTACGAGCGGGCGGTCGCCGAGGCGTCCGCGGGGCTGGCCCGCTACGACCGACTCGACGCGACGCTGCGCACGATCGTCGCCTATCAGCAGTCCTACCCCGGGCTGCGCATGGTGGACATCGAGCCAGAACACGTCATCGCGCGACTGTCGGCGTTCATTCCGCTGATGCGTCAGCGCCTGGAGCGCCTCATCCCGGGTCCCGACGCCGCCACCGCGGCCGCGACGGTGGCGCGGGTGGCGATGGCGCACTACCTCGTTCGCAGTGACGACGCCGACCAGTTCCTCGCGCAGTTGCGGCACGCGGCGGGCATCAAGCCGCCGCGCGCCGAGGGGTGA
- a CDS encoding CaiB/BaiF CoA transferase family protein, with translation MAGPLEGTRVVELGVWVAAPAAGGILADWGADVIKIEPPQGDPARTFGRMLQIESGVNPPFEMDNRSKRSIVADLTTAEGRGVALDLLADADVFVTNVRPGALTRLGLDFATLAERNPRLVYGLITGYGADGPDADRAAYDVAAFWARSGIADLLTRPGDVPPFQRGGMGDHSAGMTLAAAVCAALVARQRTGEGQLVSTSLYRQGAYTVSFDLNTVLLTGQQIAVGQREAMGNPCMNNYATADGRRFWIVGLQGDRHWPALCRAVGRTGWLDDQRYATARARAANAVELIGELDAIFVTRPLEEWAEVFAAEPDFFWSPVNSPDDVLADDQFHAAGGVVYVPDTDGAQPMIATPADFHGTPWEPRSTAPTLGQHTEEILAELAERRRRD, from the coding sequence GTGGCCGGACCGCTCGAAGGCACCAGGGTCGTCGAACTCGGCGTGTGGGTCGCCGCGCCCGCGGCGGGCGGCATCCTCGCCGACTGGGGCGCGGACGTGATCAAGATCGAACCGCCGCAGGGCGATCCGGCACGCACCTTCGGCCGGATGCTGCAGATCGAGTCCGGCGTCAACCCGCCGTTCGAGATGGACAACCGCTCCAAGCGCAGCATCGTCGCCGACCTGACCACCGCCGAGGGCAGGGGCGTGGCCCTCGACCTGCTCGCCGACGCCGACGTGTTCGTCACCAACGTCCGCCCTGGCGCCCTGACGCGCCTCGGCCTCGACTTCGCCACGCTCGCCGAGCGCAACCCCCGGCTGGTGTACGGGCTGATCACCGGGTACGGCGCCGACGGGCCCGACGCCGACCGCGCGGCCTACGACGTCGCGGCGTTCTGGGCCCGCTCGGGCATCGCCGACCTGCTGACCCGTCCCGGCGACGTGCCGCCGTTCCAGCGCGGCGGGATGGGCGACCACTCGGCGGGCATGACGCTCGCCGCCGCGGTGTGCGCCGCGCTGGTCGCGCGGCAGCGGACCGGGGAGGGGCAGCTGGTGTCGACGTCGCTGTACCGCCAGGGCGCCTACACCGTCAGCTTCGACCTCAACACCGTGCTGCTCACCGGCCAGCAGATCGCCGTCGGGCAGCGCGAGGCCATGGGCAACCCGTGCATGAACAACTACGCCACGGCCGACGGGCGACGGTTCTGGATCGTCGGGCTGCAGGGCGACCGGCACTGGCCGGCGCTGTGCCGCGCCGTCGGCCGGACCGGGTGGCTCGACGACCAGCGGTACGCGACCGCGCGGGCCAGGGCCGCCAACGCCGTGGAACTCATCGGCGAACTAGACGCCATCTTCGTCACCCGCCCGCTCGAAGAGTGGGCAGAGGTGTTCGCAGCCGAGCCGGACTTCTTCTGGTCACCGGTGAACTCGCCCGACGACGTGCTCGCCGACGACCAATTCCACGCCGCGGGCGGCGTCGTGTACGTGCCCGACACCGATGGCGCCCAGCCGATGATCGCCACGCCCGCCGACTTCCACGGCACGCCGTGGGAGCCGAGGTCGACGGCACCCACGCTCGGGCAGCACACCGAGGAGATCCTCGCCGAATTGGCCGAGCGGCGCCGTCGCGACTGA